One Undibacter mobilis genomic region harbors:
- a CDS encoding MOSC domain-containing protein — protein MSDQAIIQSIYRYPVKGLSPDRLPQVRLAAGAPLPADRLYAVENGPTGFDPAQPAYFPKTRFLMLMRNERLAGLKTAYDEASHTLTVVHEGREAVRADLRTGEGRLMVEAFFRKFMPAELNGPPKVLSGEGAPDGPHSFSDVAKKVVSIINLASVAAIETAIGQPVDPLRFRGNLYVTGWPAWREFDLLNHEIEVGSPVRLKVIKRIVRCAATNVDPTTGARDLNIPKTLMQTFNHMDCGIYAEVIEGGDIAEGDALKVNALL, from the coding sequence ATGTCCGATCAGGCCATTATTCAATCGATATACCGTTATCCTGTGAAGGGCCTGTCGCCCGACAGGCTGCCGCAGGTCCGGCTCGCGGCCGGGGCGCCCCTGCCGGCCGACCGGCTATACGCCGTCGAGAACGGCCCGACCGGCTTTGACCCGGCGCAGCCGGCCTATTTCCCCAAGACGCGCTTCCTGATGCTGATGCGGAACGAGCGCCTCGCGGGCCTCAAGACCGCCTACGACGAAGCCAGCCATACGCTGACCGTCGTCCATGAGGGCCGCGAGGCCGTCCGCGCCGATCTCCGGACCGGCGAAGGCCGGCTGATGGTTGAGGCTTTTTTTCGCAAGTTCATGCCGGCCGAGCTGAACGGTCCGCCCAAGGTCCTGTCCGGCGAAGGTGCGCCGGACGGCCCGCACAGTTTTTCCGACGTGGCGAAAAAGGTGGTGTCGATCATCAACCTCGCTTCGGTGGCGGCGATCGAAACCGCGATCGGGCAGCCGGTCGATCCACTGCGCTTCCGCGGCAATCTCTACGTCACCGGCTGGCCGGCCTGGCGCGAATTCGACCTGCTCAATCATGAGATCGAGGTCGGCAGCCCGGTACGGCTCAAGGTGATCAAGCGCATCGTCCGCTGTGCCGCCACCAATGTCGATCCCACGACCGGCGCCCGCGACCTCAACATCCCGAAGACCCTGATGCAGACGTTCAATCACATGGACTGCGGCATCTATGCCGAAGTCATCGAGGGTGGCGACATTGCCGAAGGCGATGCGCTGAAGGTCAACGCGCTGCTCTAG